A window of the Ostrea edulis chromosome 1, xbOstEdul1.1, whole genome shotgun sequence genome harbors these coding sequences:
- the LOC125656957 gene encoding uncharacterized protein LOC125656957 gives MNFIEVGLPHTEFVPTKKEFSPRRPIPMSGLSKKYMGLETLSKSEMGSLIDRLSQPKAPTIGQAPENDTTNENKPRRRFTGCKKMNKSDVDSMISRLSSTKPDKTPEARRIQTTEERVRRGVTASYAWQGKVPGRGNQTVSNYHIQYRNMLKRHTETNWHRGTVS, from the exons ATGAATTTCATAGAAGTTGGACTACCGCATACAGAGTTTGTCCCAACGAAGAAAGAGTTCAGTCCAAGACGCCCGATACCAATGTCTGGCCTAAGCAAGAAATACATGGGTTTAGAAACACTTTCCAAATCCGAAATGGGTTCTCTGATAGATCGACTATCACAACCAAAAGCACCAACCATTGGTCAAGCCCCCGAGAACGATACAACGAATGAAAATAAACCTAGGCGCAGATTTACAG GTTGTAAAAAAATGAACAAATCCGACGTGGATAGCATGATCTCTAGGTTGTCCAGTACCAAACCAGATAAAACACCAGAAGCAAGGCGGATCCAAACGACAGAGGAGCGGGTTAGACGAGGTGTGACTGCAAGTTACGCTTGGCAGGGTAAAGTTCCTGGGAGAGGAAATCAGACTGTTTCAAActatcacatacaatatagaaaTATGCTCAAACGTCATACTGAAACCAACTGGCATAGAGGAACGGTCAGTTAA